The nucleotide sequence ACTCACTGAATGAGCGTGAGGTGCCATGCATGCTCTTCCTGTTAGGGAGAAGGCTGTGAGATGGGGCTAATATTTGGGTACTTTGCAGATGTCTTGGAATGATGTAAGGTACGAGATGGTGACGAAAAAGAGCCTGGCTCCTGAGGTAGCTGACAGAATTGGGGAATATATCCAACGTTTTGGTAAGAACCAGTGTTTTCAGAGCTGTGGGGTAGAACCACAGTGAGTGACATGTATACCACTTCTGCTTCTGAAACAGTTCCTTCTCAAACATGATGCTTgaattcagttccccctttacataGGATAACCACTTTGTTTTCATATGGCAATGGTCAAGGCACAGGAGAAGTACCTGGTCATgtgatcctttttttaaaaaaagaaaattaataggCTATGCTGTAACCCTTTAGAGATACATTTGGATGAAACACATctggatgtgaaaataataaaataatagacCTTGTTTTCCCTCATGTGTTGTTAGGTGGGGTATCACTGATAGAACAACTACTCCAGGATCCCAGACTATCCCAGAATAAGCAGGTCCTGGAGGGCCTAGAGGACATGAAACTGCTGTTTGAATACCTCACTCTATTTGGAATTGTTGATAAGGTAAGATGAGTTGAGAGTGGATTTCCTATTGAATTATGGTCTCCTAGCATCCTGAGTCTTGACTAAAATTGACAATATCTTGTCCCCACAGATGTCCTTTGATTTAAGTCTGGCCCGGGGTCTGGACTACTATACAGGAGTGATCTATGAAGCAGTGCTCCAGACCCCAAGTCAGACTGGAGAGGACTTCTCAAGCATGGGCAGTGTGGCTGCTGGTGGGCGCTATGATGGGCTCGTGGGAATGTTCAACCCCACAGGCCAAAAGGTGCCATGTGTGGGACTCAGCATTGGGGTGGAGCGTATCTTCTCGGTGGTGGAGCAGAGAATGAAGGTAAGTGCTAGGTCGAGGTGAGCGGGGCCAGAGGCCCCCAACCTCTCATGTTTCTAGAGGTAGAGTTGCATTGTTTTTCTGACTCTTTTTAACTTTTAGAGTTATTTACTAGTTTTCCTGCCTTCTCTCTCTTGCATTAGGTTTCTGATGAGAAGGTACGGACAACAGAGACCCAAGTATTTGTAGCCACACCACAGAAGAACTTTCTCCAAGAACGGTTGAAGCTAATTGCAGAGCTCTGGGATGCTGGGATTAAGGTATGCTGGAGCTGAGATCTGAGCTATCTAGATATGTTTGTAATTCAATCCCAAGCCCATTTATACCTTAATGTTTAAGTTGGAACTCCTGTCCTTTCAAAATCTTCCTTGGAGTTGTTTCTTAGGATAGAAGGGCCAGCCACTGTTTCTAACTTCCTTGAATATACTCGTATTCCTAGAACTTGAGTACTATGGTTACATCAAAGCCCCCAGCTCCATCTTTATACTTTTCAGGCTGAGTTGCTGTACAAGAATAACCCTAAACTACTAACCCAGCTGCACTACTGTGAGCACACTGGCATTCCACTGGTGGTCATTATTGGTGAGCAAGAAATGAAGGAAGGGGTCGTCAAGCTCCGTTCAGTGGCCAGCAGGGAGGAGGTAAGTGAGGCAGGCAAAATTGAAGAAATCTAGTGTTTCATCCTTAAAGAAATGTGTAACTTCTGACTGGAAACTTAGTAGGGTGAACAGAGATGAATTGTAGTCCACCCCCAAACAATTATTGCTAGGTAGGTAGAAGGACGGGTAAAATCTGAATGGGTACTTTGAGATTAATCAACAAAAGACATGGATTCAGTGTTTGAATTTGAATCCCTTCTATTCATGAGATTATATGTTCTCCAGGTTAACCTGAAGCACACACTAGTCCCTACTGGTTGCTTAATTAGTACAAACAGCTGCAAAgtaaagtgaatgcagaaaagcATTAGCTAAAGAGCTGGCATCACTTTTGCATTTGTCACATGAGGGTTCTTTATGTTTCAGGTTGCCATTAAACGAGAGCATCTCGTGGCTGAACTTCAGAAGCGACTTTCTGATTCTTGATCCTTGCCCACCTGCCATCTTCTGCTCTTTGTGGAAAAGGCTTCCTTTAGGATTGAGTTCCTGTTGAGGATCACATTTGCTGGACAAGATGGATGACAAAGTGCCTTTTGTCTCTTCCAGCCTTCCTTACTACAGAATTATCAAAAGCGCCAAAGGCTCCTGGGCCCAATGGTCTCAACTTATTGGTGGGAGCAGCTATTCTGCAGGAGGGCAGATGACTGATACCTTAAAGAGACATGCTATAACTGCAGAGGCAGAGTTGGCAGATTTCAAGCGCAAGCAAATGCTACCAAGAGGTGCTGAGATTGTTGCTGTGAGCAGCACAACTCCAGGAGAGGTACCCCAGGCTAGGAAGATTCTGAGCAATTGAGATCAGGACCCAAACACCGAACCTTGTATTACAGCTTCTGAAGCTGAGACTGGTGAACTTGCCCACCCCCATCACTTGACTTGCTCAATATTGGCTAGTTAGGCTAAAAGCACCTGAAAAAAGGCACCAGTTGCTTTCTGCTAATATGTGAGGACAAATGCTAAGCCACTGTGTGAAAAACCTTGTCCAGATTGATCTGATATCTCTCTAGCCCAGGCTTTGTTAACAACAGGGCAGGGCTGTCTGTTTAATCATCTTGGACGTTGGGATTTTGGGGGAGATCATTTCCCGTGCCAGAATCACTGCTCTGACTATTCCATGCCCTGCATTGAATTAGATTGT is from Tenrec ecaudatus isolate mTenEca1 chromosome 2, mTenEca1.hap1, whole genome shotgun sequence and encodes:
- the LOC142439371 gene encoding histidine--tRNA ligase, mitochondrial isoform X1; translated protein: MPPLGLVPARACAALLGQLLRPPCAACARPVRSHSQVAEAVLTSQVKPNQERSNFIIKTPKGTRDLSPQQMVVREKILDMVINCFKRHGAKRLDTPAFELKEMLTEKYGEDSLLIYDLKDQGGELLSLRYDLTVPFARYLAMNKLKKMKRYHVGKVWRRESPTIVQGRYREFCQCVSDMDFDIAGQFDPMIPDAECLKIICEILSGLQLGGFLIKVNDRRIIDGVFAACGVPENKFRAICSSIDKLDKMSWNDVRYEMVTKKSLAPEVADRIGEYIQRFGGVSLIEQLLQDPRLSQNKQVLEGLEDMKLLFEYLTLFGIVDKMSFDLSLARGLDYYTGVIYEAVLQTPSQTGEDFSSMGSVAAGGRYDGLVGMFNPTGQKVPCVGLSIGVERIFSVVEQRMKVSDEKVRTTETQVFVATPQKNFLQERLKLIAELWDAGIKAELLYKNNPKLLTQLHYCEHTGIPLVVIIGEQEMKEGVVKLRSVASREEVAIKREHLVAELQKRLSDS
- the LOC142439371 gene encoding histidine--tRNA ligase, mitochondrial isoform X2, which translates into the protein MPPLGLVPARACAALLGQLLRPPCAACARPVRSHSQVAEAVLTSQVKPNQERSNFIIKTPKGTRDLSPQQMVVREKILDMVINCFKRHGAKRLDTPAFELKEMLTEKYGEDSLLIYDLKDQGGELLSLRYDLTVPFARYLAMNKLKKMKRYHVGKVWRRESPTIVQGRYREFCQCDFDIAGQFDPMIPDAECLKIICEILSGLQLGGFLIKVNDRRIIDGVFAACGVPENKFRAICSSIDKLDKMSWNDVRYEMVTKKSLAPEVADRIGEYIQRFGGVSLIEQLLQDPRLSQNKQVLEGLEDMKLLFEYLTLFGIVDKMSFDLSLARGLDYYTGVIYEAVLQTPSQTGEDFSSMGSVAAGGRYDGLVGMFNPTGQKVPCVGLSIGVERIFSVVEQRMKVSDEKVRTTETQVFVATPQKNFLQERLKLIAELWDAGIKAELLYKNNPKLLTQLHYCEHTGIPLVVIIGEQEMKEGVVKLRSVASREEVAIKREHLVAELQKRLSDS